CGCGTTCGCCAGTCATCACCACCCGCGCCAGGTGCTCCAGGTTGACCTGGTGCACGATGCCGGTGTTCGGCGGCACCACCTTGAAGTTGTCGAAGGCCTTCTGGCCCCAGCGAAGGAAACCGTAGCGTTCCTTGTTGCGCTGGAATTCGATCTTGCCGTTGAGATCCAGCGCGTCGGGCTTGCCGAACACGTCCACCTGCACCGAGTGGTCGATCACCAGTTCCGACGGGATCAGCGGGTTGATCTGCTCCGGGCGTCCGCCGAGCTTGACCACCGCATCGCGCATCGCCGCCAGGTCGACCACGCACGGCACGCCGGTGAAGTCCTGCAGCACCACGCGCGCCGGCATGAACGCGATCTCGGTGTCCGGCTCGGCGGTCGGCTGCCATTGCGCCACCGCTTCGATGTGCTCCTTGCCGACGGTCGCGCCGCCGTCCTCGTGGCGCAGCAGATTCTCCAGCAGGATCTTCAGCGAGTAGGGCAGGCGCGAGATGTCGAAGCGCTCGCCGAGCTTGGGCAGGCTGAAGTAACCGTAGGTCTTGCCGCCGACGTGCAGCTGGCTGCGGGTGGAGAACGAGTCGTTCATGCGGGGGAACTCCTGATTGCGGGTGGCTTGCAGTGGCCCGCTGTGACGAGCCTGCTTGCGAGTGCCGGGCCGTTGCGTTGCCGGCATTGCGTCGCGTCGCGACGCGGCCGGAAGGCGCGGCGGCCCAAGGCGTCGGGCCGAAGCTTACACGTTCAGATGTAGCGCCCGTGTCACGGCTTGCCGCGCCAGCGGCTCATCAGCATCTGCAGGAAACGTTCGGCGCTGGGCGAGAGCAGCGCGCTGCGCCGGCGCACGATGCCGATGGTGCGCGAGACCACCGGATTGCCGATCGGCCGCGTCACCAGGATCGGATGCTCGCCGTCGGGCGTGGCCATCTTCGGCAGCACCGACACGCCAATGCCGGCCTCGACCATGCCCAGCGACGTGGACAGGTGGGTCACTTCGTAGTGCCAGCTGAGCTTCAGATTCTCGCGCGCCAGTGCGCCGTCGAGCAGGGTGCGGTTGCCGCTGGTGCGATGCACGGTGATCAGTTGGTGCTGGGCGAGGTCGGCCCATTCGATCCGGCGTTTCTTCGCGAGCGGATGATCGCGGCGACAGGCCAGCACGAACGGGTCTTCGGCGAGCACGTCGAAATCCAGGTTGGGATCGTTGGCGCCCATGAAGTTGATGCCGAACTCGACCTCGCCGCGTTCCACCGCCTGCAGGCCCTCGGTGGCCGGGATGTCGAGAATGCGGAAGCGCACATGCGGATGCGCCTCGCGGAAGCGCGCCATCACGCTGGGCAGGAAGTAGAACGCGGCGGTCGGCAGGCAGGCGATGGTGACGGTGGCGCCGCGCGCATCGTCGTGGC
This genomic stretch from Xanthomonas sacchari harbors:
- a CDS encoding LysR family transcriptional regulator → MSINCEILDLRAFLLVAETRSFHRAAEALHMSQPALSRRIQKLEQAVGSPLLERTTRSVATTAIGENLLPLVRRMIEEFDGSLFSVRGHDDARGATVTIACLPTAAFYFLPSVMARFREAHPHVRFRILDIPATEGLQAVERGEVEFGINFMGANDPNLDFDVLAEDPFVLACRRDHPLAKKRRIEWADLAQHQLITVHRTSGNRTLLDGALARENLKLSWHYEVTHLSTSLGMVEAGIGVSVLPKMATPDGEHPILVTRPIGNPVVSRTIGIVRRRSALLSPSAERFLQMLMSRWRGKP